The following are encoded together in the Daucus carota subsp. sativus chromosome 5, DH1 v3.0, whole genome shotgun sequence genome:
- the LOC108220715 gene encoding DUF724 domain-containing protein 7 isoform X2 produces MLNCFVKTHDIVVDMNAGFMDTRRSSQKFKDKVMASNTKFSVHGTEMAGIINLPNTHQMEEPTEDTLNGFINPSGSNSSNTGRDVVMALPCNQSFLSRGKKASDRQVEGTKRNSKGKRKEICAIVPVRQESVPFEKNELLWKEAEALEAFTLTPHKPHFRPLESCREVEREGKAVGLMVIYDNITKKTLNLRCETAREDIEDYLSHLKELEPYGFDVSKQRNALNRFLFLKEQLEDIDNLSKENKRQITEFDRELCILKEKRIQMQDEIQKLMEEARLADLGVKKSEHDIASDQLAIRNHNEELTRIRMELRELLASPLF; encoded by the exons ATGTTAAATTGTTTTGTGAAAACACATGATATTGTTGTTGACATGAATGCAGGTTTTATGGATACCAGAAGATCCTCACAAAAGTTCAAG GATAAAGTGATGGCATCAAATACTAAATTCTCTGTCCATGGAACTGAGATGGCAGGCATTATTAATCTACCGAATACACATCAAATGGAAGAACCTACTGAGGATACATTAAATGGTTTTATAAATCCAAGTGGCAGCAATAGTTCAAATACTGGTCGTGATGTAGTTATGGCCCTGCCCTGCAACCAATCTTTCTTGAGTCGAGGAAAGAAAGCT AGTGATCGGCAAGTAGAAGGCACTAAGAGGAATTCGAAAGGAAAGAGGAAAGAAATAT GTGCTATTGTTCCAGTTCGACAAGAGAGTGTACCATTCGAGAAGAACGAACTTCTCTGGAAAGAGGCTGAAGCACTGGAAGCATTTACTTTAACACCTCATAAGCCGCATTTTCGCCCTTTAGAATCATGCAGAGAGGTTGAACGTGAGGGAAAAGCTGTTGGTCTGATGGTAATTTACGACAACATTACCAAAAAAACTTTAAACTTGCGGTGTGAAACAGCGAGAGAGGATATTGAAGATTACCTTTCACATCTCAAGGAATTGGAGCCTTATGGCTTTGATGTCTCGAAACAGAGAAATGCTTTGAATAGGTTTCTCTTTTTGAAGGAGCAGCTAGAGGATATTGATAATCTATCAAAAGAAAACAAGAGGCAGATCACTGAATTTGATCGCGAATTATGCATATTGAAGGAGAAACGTATCCAGATGCAAGACGAGATACAGAAGTTAATGGAAGAAGCTAGATTGGCTGATTTGGGAGTGAAGAAAAGCGAACATGACATTGCATCAGACCAATTGGCAATAAGAAATCACAATGAAGAACTCACCAGAATTCGAATGGAGCTCAGAGAACTTCTTGCTTCCCCTTTGTTCTAG
- the LOC108220715 gene encoding DUF724 domain-containing protein 7 isoform X1 encodes MLNCFVKTHDIVVDMNAGFMDTRRSSQKFKDKVMASNTKFSVHGTEMAGIINLPNTHQMEEPTEDTLNGFINPSGSNSSNTGRDVVMALPCNQSFLSRGKKASDRQVEGTKRNSKGKRKEIFDENAIVDSTGAIVPVRQESVPFEKNELLWKEAEALEAFTLTPHKPHFRPLESCREVEREGKAVGLMVIYDNITKKTLNLRCETAREDIEDYLSHLKELEPYGFDVSKQRNALNRFLFLKEQLEDIDNLSKENKRQITEFDRELCILKEKRIQMQDEIQKLMEEARLADLGVKKSEHDIASDQLAIRNHNEELTRIRMELRELLASPLF; translated from the exons ATGTTAAATTGTTTTGTGAAAACACATGATATTGTTGTTGACATGAATGCAGGTTTTATGGATACCAGAAGATCCTCACAAAAGTTCAAG GATAAAGTGATGGCATCAAATACTAAATTCTCTGTCCATGGAACTGAGATGGCAGGCATTATTAATCTACCGAATACACATCAAATGGAAGAACCTACTGAGGATACATTAAATGGTTTTATAAATCCAAGTGGCAGCAATAGTTCAAATACTGGTCGTGATGTAGTTATGGCCCTGCCCTGCAACCAATCTTTCTTGAGTCGAGGAAAGAAAGCT AGTGATCGGCAAGTAGAAGGCACTAAGAGGAATTCGAAAGGAAAGAGGAAAGAAATAT TTGATGAAAATGCAATTGTGGACAGCACAGGTGCTATTGTTCCAGTTCGACAAGAGAGTGTACCATTCGAGAAGAACGAACTTCTCTGGAAAGAGGCTGAAGCACTGGAAGCATTTACTTTAACACCTCATAAGCCGCATTTTCGCCCTTTAGAATCATGCAGAGAGGTTGAACGTGAGGGAAAAGCTGTTGGTCTGATGGTAATTTACGACAACATTACCAAAAAAACTTTAAACTTGCGGTGTGAAACAGCGAGAGAGGATATTGAAGATTACCTTTCACATCTCAAGGAATTGGAGCCTTATGGCTTTGATGTCTCGAAACAGAGAAATGCTTTGAATAGGTTTCTCTTTTTGAAGGAGCAGCTAGAGGATATTGATAATCTATCAAAAGAAAACAAGAGGCAGATCACTGAATTTGATCGCGAATTATGCATATTGAAGGAGAAACGTATCCAGATGCAAGACGAGATACAGAAGTTAATGGAAGAAGCTAGATTGGCTGATTTGGGAGTGAAGAAAAGCGAACATGACATTGCATCAGACCAATTGGCAATAAGAAATCACAATGAAGAACTCACCAGAATTCGAATGGAGCTCAGAGAACTTCTTGCTTCCCCTTTGTTCTAG
- the LOC108220715 gene encoding DUF724 domain-containing protein 7 isoform X3 — translation MDTRRSSQKFKDKVMASNTKFSVHGTEMAGIINLPNTHQMEEPTEDTLNGFINPSGSNSSNTGRDVVMALPCNQSFLSRGKKASDRQVEGTKRNSKGKRKEIFDENAIVDSTGAIVPVRQESVPFEKNELLWKEAEALEAFTLTPHKPHFRPLESCREVEREGKAVGLMVIYDNITKKTLNLRCETAREDIEDYLSHLKELEPYGFDVSKQRNALNRFLFLKEQLEDIDNLSKENKRQITEFDRELCILKEKRIQMQDEIQKLMEEARLADLGVKKSEHDIASDQLAIRNHNEELTRIRMELRELLASPLF, via the exons ATGGATACCAGAAGATCCTCACAAAAGTTCAAG GATAAAGTGATGGCATCAAATACTAAATTCTCTGTCCATGGAACTGAGATGGCAGGCATTATTAATCTACCGAATACACATCAAATGGAAGAACCTACTGAGGATACATTAAATGGTTTTATAAATCCAAGTGGCAGCAATAGTTCAAATACTGGTCGTGATGTAGTTATGGCCCTGCCCTGCAACCAATCTTTCTTGAGTCGAGGAAAGAAAGCT AGTGATCGGCAAGTAGAAGGCACTAAGAGGAATTCGAAAGGAAAGAGGAAAGAAATAT TTGATGAAAATGCAATTGTGGACAGCACAGGTGCTATTGTTCCAGTTCGACAAGAGAGTGTACCATTCGAGAAGAACGAACTTCTCTGGAAAGAGGCTGAAGCACTGGAAGCATTTACTTTAACACCTCATAAGCCGCATTTTCGCCCTTTAGAATCATGCAGAGAGGTTGAACGTGAGGGAAAAGCTGTTGGTCTGATGGTAATTTACGACAACATTACCAAAAAAACTTTAAACTTGCGGTGTGAAACAGCGAGAGAGGATATTGAAGATTACCTTTCACATCTCAAGGAATTGGAGCCTTATGGCTTTGATGTCTCGAAACAGAGAAATGCTTTGAATAGGTTTCTCTTTTTGAAGGAGCAGCTAGAGGATATTGATAATCTATCAAAAGAAAACAAGAGGCAGATCACTGAATTTGATCGCGAATTATGCATATTGAAGGAGAAACGTATCCAGATGCAAGACGAGATACAGAAGTTAATGGAAGAAGCTAGATTGGCTGATTTGGGAGTGAAGAAAAGCGAACATGACATTGCATCAGACCAATTGGCAATAAGAAATCACAATGAAGAACTCACCAGAATTCGAATGGAGCTCAGAGAACTTCTTGCTTCCCCTTTGTTCTAG
- the LOC108221622 gene encoding receptor-like protein kinase ANXUR1, whose translation MSPGIHILVSVMYICFIFEPADAADGPPQQFLLSCGNLKGGVDADGRKWEDDTKFLVKADKSGEAKADMQDPSLPSEIPFMSARIFNAETSYKFDINGSNRHFLRLYFYPSSYPNVNISNSYFGVNVGETTLLNNFSAALTATALSQAYIVKEYALAPSDLNDLTVTFKPSDKYSGSFAFVNGIEVIETPEMFDDETGMVGFAGDSGVTVEATTASMETMFRLNVGGQYIPPTNDSAGLMRSWYDDTAYLFGASSGVTNAANTTIDAGNGTAPLAVYSTARTMGPDPNVNKNYNLTWVFQVDANFTYLLRFHFCDYLDEKVNQRVFEIFINNQTALDTMDIIGLAGSANSPMKKDFAILVKDNKGDNEIWVALHPNVSVKPEFFDAMLNGLEIFKLGDSKKNLAGPNPQISDLMQKQIDHNTKGFASKRSYTTAIIGGAAGGAAAFGIAAALLVVINNRKRRYPGQDSVSSWLPLYGQTHTSSSKSASGRSHGSTHISSDAACNCRYFSLAEIKQATKHFDESHVIGVGGFGKVYRGVVDGKMKVAIKRSNPSSEQGVNEFQTEIEMLSKLRHRHLVSLIGYCEEDNEMALVYDYMGKGTLREHLYKNNKVTLTWKQRLEICIGAARGLHYLHTGAQYTIIHRDVKTTNILLDDKWVAKVSDFGLSKTGPNMNQGHVSTVVKGSFGYLDPEYFRRQQLTEKSDVYSFGVVLFEVLCARPALNPNLPKEQVSLADYAMYCLRKGTLEDMVDPQLKGKISQECFKKYTDTAGKCLADHGTDRPSMGDVLWNLEFVLQLESNVENPKPASTKGSMDLDNGGPRDQSSIMAMHRNTLSLGSEDNDGDGSEVFSQIVNQKGR comes from the coding sequence ATGAGCCCGGGTATCCACATTCTTGTTTctgttatgtatatttgtttcattttcGAGCCTGCGGATGCTGCAGATGGACCTCCACAGCAGTTTCTTCTGAGCTGTGGTAACCTGAAAGGTGGCGTGGATGCTGATGGCAGAAAATGGGAAGATGATACAAAATTCTTGGTTAAAGCAGATAAATCTGGCGAAGCCAAGGCGGATATGCAAGACCCTTCACTACCCTCTGAAATTCCATTCATGTCTGCTAGAATTTTTAATGCAGAGACATCTTACAAGTTTGATATAAATGGAAGCAATAGGCATTTCCTTAGGTTATATTTTTACCCATCTTCGTATCCCAATGTTAATATTTCCAACTCTTATTTCGGGGTTAATGTTGGTGAAACCACCTTGTTGAATAATTTCAGTGCTGCACTTACAGCTACAGCTTTGTCACAGGCTTATATAGTTAAAGAATATGCATTGGCACCTTCGGATTTGAATGATCTGACTGTGACCTTTAAGCCTTCTGACAAGTATAGTGGGAGTTTTGCATTTGTTAATGGCATTGAGGTGATTGAAACGCCAGAAATGTTTGATGATGAGACAGGAATGGTGGGTTTTGCGGGTGATTCAGGTGTGACAGTTGAAGCAACAACAGCTAGTATGGAGACAATGTTTAGATTAAATGTTGGGGGACAATACATTCCTCCAACAAATGATTCAGCTGGTCTAATGAGGAGTTGGTATGACGATACAGCGTATTTGTTTGGTGCTTCAAGTGGCGTGACAAATGCAGCCAATACAACTATTGATGCAGGGAATGGAACAGCCCCTCTTGCTGTCTACTCCACTGCAAGAACCATGGGTCCGGATCCTAATGTGAACAAGAATTATAACCTGACATGGGTATTTCAGGTTGATGCCAATTTCACCTATCTGTTAAGGTTTCATTTCTGTGATTATCTAGACGAGAAAGTGAACCAAAGGGTGTTTGAGATATTCATCAATAATCAAACAGCTTTAGATACCATGGATATAATAGGCTTAGCAGGTTCTGCAAATAGTCCGATGAAGAAGGATTTTGCCATCCTTGTGAAAGATAACAAGGGTGATAATGAGATTTGGGTGGCATTACACCCCAATGTGAGTGTCAAGCCTGAATTTTTTGATGCAATGTTGAATGGTTTGGAGATATTTAAACTTGGTGACTCAAAGAAGAACTTGGCAGGACCTAACCCGCAGATATCTGATTTGATGCAAAAACAAATTGATCACAACACAAAGGGATTTGCTTCAAAGAGAAGTTACACAACTGCCATAATTGGAGGAGCTGCTGGTGGTGCTGCTGCTTTTGGGATTGCTGCTGCATTACTTGTGGTGATCAATAATAGAAAAAGGAGATATCCTGGACAAGATTCAGTGTCGAGTTGGCTTCCACTTTATGGACAGACTCATACAAGCAGTAGCAAGTCTGCCTCGGGGAGGAGCCATGGCAGTACCCATATTTCATCTGATGCAGCATGCAATTGCAGGTACTTCTCACTGGCAGAAATCAAACAGGCTACCAAGCATTTTGATGAATCCCATGTTATCGGTGTTGGTGGTTTTGGGAAGGTTTACAGAGGTGTCGTAGATGGAAAAATGAAGGTGGCTATAAAGAGATCAAATCCATCTTCAGAACAAGGAGTTAATGAATTCCAGACAGAAATTGAGATGCTTTCAAAGTTGAGACACAGGCATCTAGTGTCACTTATCGGCTACTGTGAAGAGGATAACGAGATGGCCTTGGTTTATGATTATATGGGGAAAGGAACCTTAAGGGAGCATTTGTACAAAAACAACAAAGTCACTCTTACTTGGAAACAAAGGCTGGAGATCTGTATTGGTGCAGCAAGAGGATTGCATTATCTTCATACTGGAGCTCAATACACTATTATTCACAGGGATGTCAAGACTACTAATATTTTGTTGGATGACAAGTGGGTTGCAAAAGTCTCAGATTTTGGGTTATCCAAAACAGGTCCTAACATGAATCAAGGCCATGTCAGCACTGTTGTAAAAGGTAGTTTTGGGTACTTGGATCCTGAGTATTTTAGAAGGCAACAACTGACAGAGAAATCCGATGTGTACTCATTCGGGGTagttctttttgaggttctctGTGCTAGGCCAGCTCTTAACCCGAACCTCCCTAAAGAACAAGTCAGTCTAGCTGATTATGCTATGTATTGTTTAAGGAAAGGAACTCTGGAAGATATGGTTGATCCTCAGCTCAAAGGCAAAATAAGCCAGGAGTGCTTCAAGAAATATACTGATACAGCCGGGAAGTGTTTGGCTGATCATGGAACCGACAGGCCTTCAATGGGAGATGTTCTGTGGAATCTTGAATTTGTTCTGCAATTAGAGTCGAATGTGGAAAATCCTAAACCAGCTTCCACAAAGGGAAGTATGGATTTGGACAATGGTGGACCGCGAGATCAGAGCAGTATAATGGCAATGCATAGGAACACTTTAAGCCTTGGCAGTGAAGACAATGATGGGGATGGTAGTGAAGTATTCTCACAGATAGTTAATCAGAAGGGGAGATGA